One genomic region from Pyxicephalus adspersus chromosome 1, UCB_Pads_2.0, whole genome shotgun sequence encodes:
- the CHMP2B gene encoding charged multivesicular body protein 2b yields MASLFKKKTVDDIIKEQNRELRGTQRAITRDRAALEKQEKQLEMEIKKMAKAGNKDACRILAKQLVQLRKQKTRTYAVSSKVTSMSTQTKVMSSQMKMAGAMSTTAKTMQAVNKKMDPQKTLQTMQNFQKENMKMEMTEEMINDTLDDIFDASDDEEESQDIVNQVLDEIGIEISGKMANAPSAAKGLPSAAASKTTISDEEIERQLKALGVD; encoded by the exons ACATCATAAAGGAGCAGAATAGGGAATTAAGAGGCACTCAGAGGGCTATAACCCGAGATCGAGCAGCTTTGGAGAAGCAGGAAAAACAGCTG gaaatggaaataaaaaagatgGCAAAGGCAGGAAACAAAGATGCTTGCCGGATACTGGCAAAACAATTAGTTCAGCTTCGTAAGCAGAAAACTCGAACCTATGCTGTGAGTTCCAAAGTCACATCCATGTCCACACAGACCAAAGTTATGAGCTCCCAGATGAAGATGGCGGGTGCGATGTCTACCACAGCTAAG acaatgcaAGCAGTAAACAAGAAGATGGATCCACAGAAAACCCTTCAAACAATGCAAAACTTCcagaaagaaaatatgaaaatggaAATGACAGAAGAAATGA TAAACGACACATTGGATGATATTTTTGATGCTTCCGATGATGAAGAAGAAAGCCAGGATATTGTAAATCAGGTGTTGGATGAAATTGGAATTGAAATCTCAGGAAAG atggCAAACGCCCCTTCAGCTGCCAAAGGCCTTCCCTCTGCAGCTGCATCAAAAACAACCATATCCGACGAAGAGATTGAGCGCCAACTCAAGGCTTTAGGAGTGGATTAA